Proteins encoded within one genomic window of Gallus gallus isolate bGalGal1 chromosome 1, bGalGal1.mat.broiler.GRCg7b, whole genome shotgun sequence:
- the LOC101750353 gene encoding maestro heat-like repeat-containing protein family member 2B — translation MAASNVLVALARTHFTLVMAELQGHLKAAGEMSKEFVLVTLSKLFTSYAPQCISFMWLMLAGLRSVVGWVRGGRTLRIACAVVKQWLEGVKVHLGSGKQCPWPAIEIEKIYKNLSQLFCSVLRNWQDCQEEEDKQAVLGAVATMMAVLLQEELPREHVWEQLLWLVRLYQEVQDTCRGTKSLTIFLEALEGFQSVIPKDKFLAITSAVFYQLSDDTKEHSEADRAELTHCILLQARICPEETVLFLQSQLGADRKAGCVAALGLLGALARSDEPMMTKKLPQVVEAVQCLCSDPRTQVRRAILHFIKDVLSANARSCSAWDVVGHIFSEFSRSTGRRAAGDLSAQEAREEGALQELCMDILGSLDVSVRGMTKLLWPRLLLYVVPAQYTGMLIPVSRCVQALAERGDLMVREVEDLDPHFLSSMFQGPLLTPQTLLARLLVVAGSPFAGSELQAAALLLMLNLHSRIHRAVGAMWAAEIPLLLQCLQGKDESFPDSAEWEQRLLKFLRASLDTMEDEAWTKGLSCELSRWLSSSASSSGEKSFLYKALGTVLGACKEVLHIQEKLLQHLEEANAEEPSEAQGMISLLSHAAESNFHTVLDTLTMFASRLCKGQKGRISRRKKMELDSRRAHATRSALILAHGSLALRASKEQLLARLEGDIVGNILLLYSCSCRDLQNTLALVQSITDFSSAFQAVGDSACFNPSLKGKLLEILTELLKKYYLGTPVSPVPLKVVLALEQLSKLKPSLGTKDMCDMLSLCCKNVVLHPSAEMMLKIRKSQQAAQYLQLLQTSLKALGRLMVVLLETETSGFFQNIVHRSMTSDNMWERKRALQICSQLLAACEELRRGDACKHFGSLVGLLAPLTCDPMPTSRQLAVTCLSSLLRIQAKATNGVIKMGDIGSLCEGLNDHSTVCQLQTSSKIARIVYRNFPLEDTIDFMMAIKDAFRKAKGTRVRAAGRWMITFLQMYGKDICQDVRDFLPRVLDFCWLLHYGLCCLPQVLQKHNQSAEPGWCEI, via the exons ATGGCTGCCAGCAATGTCCTGGTGGCTCTGGCCAGAACACACTTCACCTTGGTGATGGCCGAGCTCCAGGGCCACCTGAAGGCTGCGGGGGAGATGTCCAAGGAGTTTGTGCTCGTCACCCTGAGCAAGCTGTTCACCAGCTACG ctccacagtgcatcTCCTTCATGTGGCTGATGCTGGCCGGCCTGCGCAGTGTGGTGGGCTGGGTGAGAGGCGGCCGGACCCTGCGCATTGCTTGTGCTG ttgtgaaACAATGGCTGGAAGGAGTCAAGGTTCACTTGGGCTCTGGAAAGCAATGCCCCTGGCCTGCCATAGAGATCGAGAAGATCTACAAGAatctttcccagctcttctgctctgtgctgaggaactggcaggactgccaggaggaagag gacaaacaggcTGTCCTCGGGGCTGTGGCTACCATGATGGCTGTCCTCCTgcaagaggagctgccccgAGAGCACGTttgggagcagctcctctggctcGTGCGCCTGTATCAGGAGGTCCAAGACACCTGCAGGGGGACCAAG AGCCTCACTATCTTCCTGGAGGCCTTAGAGGGATTTCAATCGGTCATCCCTAAGGACAAGTTTCTGGCCATCACCAGTGCTGTGTTCTACCAG ctctctgatgaCACCAAGGAGCACAGCGAGgctgacagagcagagctgacccactgcatcctgctgcagg CCCGGATCTGCCCCGAGGAAACGGTCCTgtttctgcagtcacagctgggagctgacaGGAAGGCTGGATGCGTGGCAGCCCTAGGTCTGCTTGGTGCTCTGGCTCGCTCTGATG AGCCCATGATGACAAAGAAGCTGCCCCAGGTTGTGGAGGCTGTACAGTGTCTGTGCAGCGACCCCAGGACCCAG gtgaggagggcCATTCTGCACTTCATCAAGGATGTGCTCAGTGCTAACGCCCGGAGCTGCTCCgcctgggatgtggtggggcaCATCTTCAGTGAGTTCAGCCGCTCCACGGGAAGAAGG gcagctggagacCTTTCTGCCCAGGAAGCCCGGGAAGAAGGAGCTCTCCAAGAGCTGTGCATGGACATCCTGGGGTCACTGGATGTCTCTGTGAGAGGGATGACCAAA CTCCTGTGGCCACGGCTGCTGCTGTACGTGGTGCCAGCCCAGTACACCGGCATGCTGATCCCAGTCTCCCGCTGTGTCCAAGCgctggctgagagaggggacctGATGGTGCGGGAGGTAGAAGACCTGGAtccccatttcctcagctccatGTTTCAAG gcccactgctgactccccagacactgctggcacGCCTGTTG GTGGTGGCAGGGAGCCCTTTTGCAGGCAGCGAACTCCAAGCCGCTGCCTTGCTGCTCATGCTAAACCTCCACAGCAGGATCCACAGGGCTGTGGGGGCCATGTGGGCCGCTGAgatccccctgctgctgcagtgcctccaaG ggaaagatGAGAGCTTCCCGGACTCTGCAGAGTGGGAGCAGCGCCTACTAAAG TTCCTGAGGGCATCATTGGACACCATGGAGGATGAGGCCTGGACCAAGGGCCTGAGCTGCGAGCTGAGCcggtggctgagcagctctgccagcagctctggagaaaag tctttcctgtacaaggctctggggacagtgctgggagcttgtAAGGAAGTCCTCCACATCCAAGAGAAGCTTCTGCAACACCTGGAGGAAGCAAACGCGGAGGAGCCATCTGAGGCCCAG ggAATGATCTCCCTTCTCAGCCATGCCGCTGAGAGCAACTTCCACACAGTCCTGGACACACTCACCATGTTTGCGTCCAGGCTGTGCAAAGGCCAAAAGGGGAGGATTTCCAGACGCAAGAAG atggagctggacagcagaagagctcacGCCACACGCAGCGCTCTCATCCTCGCCCATGGCAGCTTGGCACTGCGAGCCtccaaggaacagctgctcGCCCGCCTGGAGGGAGACATCGTGGgcaacatcctgctgctctacagctgcagctgccgg GACTTGCAGAACACGCTCGCGCTGGTGCAGAGCATCACtgacttcagctctgctttccaagCTGTGGGTGACTCTGCCTGCTTTAACCCCTCCTTGAAGggcaagctgctggagatcctgACG GAGTTGCTGAAGAAGTATTACTTGGGCACCCCTGTATCCCCAGTGCCCCTCAAGGTGGTTCTGGCCCTGGAGCAGTTGAG CAAGCTGAAGCCCTCTTTAGGAACCAAGGACATGTGTGACATGCTGAGTCTGTGCTGCAAGAATGTTGTGTTGCACCCTTCAGCAGAGATGATGCTGAAGATCAGGaagtcacagcaagcagctcagtacCTGCAG cttctgcaaacaTCACTGAAAGCTCTGGGCCGGCTCATGGTGGTCCTGCTCGAGACAGAGACCAGTGGCTTCTTCCAGAACATAGTCCAT AGATCAATGACGTCAGACAACATGTGGGAGCGCAAGAGGGCCCTGCagatctgctcccagctgctggctgcttgtgaAGAGCTTCGA agaggagatgccTGCAAGCACTTTGGCTCCTTGGTGGGATTGCTGGCGCCTCTGACGTGTGACCCCATGCCCACATCCCGCCAGCTGGCTGTCACCTGTCTGAGCTCCCTTCTCCGAATCCAAG CCAAGGCGACCAATGGAGTCATCAAGATGGGTGACATCGGGAGCCTGTGTGAGGGGCTGAATGACCACAGCACCGTCTGTCAGCTCCAGACCTCTTCCAAAATTGCGCGG attgtGTACAGGAACTTCCCCCTGGAAGACACCATCGACTTCATGATGGCCATCAAGGATGCCTTCCGGAAGGCCAAAGGAACGCGTgtgcgtgctgctgggaggtggatGATCACCTTTCTGCAGATGTACGGAAAGGACATCTGTCAGGACGTAAGAGACTTTCTTCCACGTGTCTTGGACTTTTGCTGGCTCTTGCACTACGGCTTGTGCTGTTTGCCTCAGGTGCTACAGAAGCACAACCAGAGCGCAGAGCCTGGCTGGTGTGAAATTTAG
- the LOC121107304 gene encoding maestro heat-like repeat-containing protein family member 2B — protein sequence MLNLHSRIHRAVGAMWAAEIPLLLQCLQGKDESFPDSAEWEQRLLKFLRASLDTMEDEAWTKGLSCELSRWLSSSASSSGEKSFLYKALGTVLGACKEVLHIQEKLLQHLEEANAEEPSEAQGMISLLSHAAESNFHTVLDTLTMFASRLCKGQKGRISRRKKMELDSRRAHATRSALILAHGSLALRASKEQLLARLEGDIVGNILLLYSCSCRDLQNTLALVQSITDFSSAFQAVGDSACFNPSLKGKLLEILTELLKKYYLGTPVSPVPLKVVLALEQLSKLKPSLGTKDMCDMLSLCCKNVVLHPSAEMMLKIRKSQQAAQYLQLLQTSLKALGRLMVVLLETETSGFFQNIVHRSMTSDNMWERKRALQICSQLLAACEELRRGDACKHFGSLVGLLAPLTCDPMPTSRQLAVTCLSSLLRIQAKATNGVIKMGDIGSLCEGLNDHSTVCQLQTSSKIARIVYRNFPLEDTIDFMMAIKDAFRKAKGTRVRAAGRWMITFLQMYGKDICQDVPLTNYILRSCTSFPQHSTFMPFLSQAVVILTRCQADVTTDSFFPAAWSPQTVRHGGE from the exons ATGCTAAACCTCCACAGCAGGATCCACAGGGCTGTGGGGGCCATGTGGGCCGCTGAgatccccctgctgctgcagtgcctccaaG ggaaagatGAGAGCTTCCCGGACTCTGCAGAGTGGGAGCAGCGCCTACTAAAG TTCCTGAGGGCATCATTGGACACCATGGAGGATGAGGCCTGGACCAAGGGCCTGAGCTGCGAGCTGAGCcggtggctgagcagctctgccagcagctctggagaaaag tctttcctgtacaaggctctggggacagtgctgggagcttgtAAGGAAGTCCTCCACATCCAAGAGAAGCTTCTGCAACACCTGGAGGAAGCAAACGCGGAGGAGCCATCTGAGGCCCAG ggAATGATCTCCCTTCTCAGCCATGCCGCTGAGAGCAACTTCCACACAGTCCTGGACACACTCACCATGTTTGCGTCCAGGCTGTGCAAAGGCCAAAAGGGGAGGATTTCCAGACGCAAGAAG atggagctggacagcagaagagctcacGCCACACGCAGCGCTCTCATCCTCGCCCATGGCAGCTTGGCACTGCGAGCCtccaaggaacagctgctcGCCCGCCTGGAGGGAGACATCGTGGgcaacatcctgctgctctacagctgcagctgccgg GACTTGCAGAACACGCTCGCGCTGGTGCAGAGCATCACtgacttcagctctgctttccaagCTGTGGGTGACTCTGCCTGCTTTAACCCCTCCTTGAAGggcaagctgctggagatcctgACG GAGTTGCTGAAGAAGTATTACTTGGGCACCCCTGTATCCCCAGTGCCCCTCAAGGTGGTTCTGGCCCTGGAGCAGTTGAG CAAGCTGAAGCCCTCTTTAGGAACCAAGGACATGTGTGACATGCTGAGTCTGTGCTGCAAGAATGTTGTGTTGCACCCTTCAGCAGAGATGATGCTGAAGATCAGGaagtcacagcaagcagctcagtacCTGCAG cttctgcaaacaTCACTGAAAGCTCTGGGCCGGCTCATGGTGGTCCTGCTCGAGACAGAGACCAGTGGCTTCTTCCAGAACATAGTCCAT AGATCAATGACGTCAGACAACATGTGGGAGCGCAAGAGGGCCCTGCagatctgctcccagctgctggctgcttgtgaAGAGCTTCGA agaggagatgccTGCAAGCACTTTGGCTCCTTGGTGGGATTGCTGGCGCCTCTGACGTGTGACCCCATGCCCACATCCCGCCAGCTGGCTGTCACCTGTCTGAGCTCCCTTCTCCGAATCCAAG CCAAGGCGACCAATGGAGTCATCAAGATGGGTGACATCGGGAGCCTGTGTGAGGGGCTGAATGACCACAGCACCGTCTGTCAGCTCCAGACCTCTTCCAAAATTGCGCGG attgtGTACAGGAACTTCCCCCTGGAAGACACCATCGACTTCATGATGGCCATCAAGGATGCCTTCCGGAAGGCCAAAGGAACGCGTgtgcgtgctgctgggaggtggatGATCACCTTTCTGCAGATGTACGGAAAGGACATCTGTCAGGAC GTGCCACTGACCAACTACATCCTGCGCAGCTGCACGTCGTTTCCGCAGCACAGCACGTTCATGCCATTCCTGTCCCAGGCGGTGGTCATCCTCACCCGCTGTCAGGCAGACGTCACGACTGACAGCTTCTTTCCGGCTGCTTGGAGCCCACAGACAG tgAGACATGGAGGAGAATAA